The DNA sequence CGGCACCGAGCGTCGCCATCACCCCCAAGGCGGTCACCGGCTTCCTGGCCGACGCGCTCGCCGAGCGCCAGGCCATCGCCGCCGACAGCGCGAGCCGCGCCGACCGCCCGGCCGCCAGCCCGTCGCCGTCGGCGTCCCCCTCCCCGTCGGCCTCGCCGTCGCCGTCGGCCTCGCCCACCCCCGCGAAGCCGAAGCCGACGCCGACCAAGCCGGTCGCCAAGCCCAAGCCGAAGCCGACGGTCGTCAAGAAGCCGACGCCGGCGCCCGCCCCGAAGCCCGCGGCCAAGCCCGCCGCGGCCCCGAAGCCCAAGCCGAAGCCGCTGTGGACCATCCCGCTGCCCGGCGCCCAGGTCACCTCCTGCTTCGGCGCGCGCTGGGGCACCGTGCACAAGGGCATCGACTTCGCGATGCCCCCGGGCACCCCGATCCACGCGGTCGGCGCCGGCACCGTGGTCAGCGCCGGCTGGGCGTACAGCGGTTACGGCATCTCGGTCGTGGTCGACCACCACAACGGCTACCTGAGCCACTACGCCCACATGTCCCAGGACATGGTGTCGGTCGGCCAGGAGGTCAAGCCCGGCGACGTGCTGGGCCTGGAGGGCACGACCGGCGACTCGACCGGCCCGCACCTGCACTTCGAGATCCACGAGGGCAGCATGTGGAACCAGATCAACCCCGCCCCCTGGCTGCGCGACCACGGCATCGCGATCAGCGGCTGCTAGACCTCAACACCCACCCCCCGAAGTTCGGCCCGGATCGCCCCCCAGCGGTCCGGGCCGAACTGTATGGGATTTCGCGAACCTACTTGCACTGAATGTGTGAGTAATACGATCTGTCGTATTCCGTGAAGGAGGTTCGCATGAGGAAGCGCGACTTGCTCGCCGTGGCCACGGCGTCATTCCTGGCCCTGACCGTCGCCGGGTGCGAGAGCGGCTCGAACACCGGCGGCGGCTCCGGCGGCGGGAAGATCGCCCTCCTGCTGCCCGAATCGCAGACCACCCGGTACGAGCAGCACGACCGGCCGCTGTTCGAGGCCAAGGTCAAGGAGCTGTGCCCCGACTGCGAGGTCATCTACAGCAACGCCCAGCAGGACCAGAGCCGCCAGCAGCAGCAGGCCGAGGCGGCGCTCAACAACGGCGCCAAGGTGCTGGTGCTCGACCCCGTCGACGGCGCGGCCGCGGGCACCATCGCCTCGCTGGCCAAGTCCAAGGGCGTCCCGGTGATCTCGTACGACCGCCTGATCCAGAACGCGCCGATCGACTACTACATCTCGTTCGACAACGAGCGCGTCGGCCAGCTCCAGGGCGAGGCCCTGGTCAACCGGCTCAAGGAGCTGGGCAAGACCTCCGGCGACATCGTCATGATCAACGGATCGCCGACGGACAACAACGCCAAGCAGTTCAACAAGGGCGCGCACAGCGCGCTCGACAACTCCGGCTTCAAGACCGTGCCCACCCCGGACTACTTCACGCCCGAGTGGAAGCCCGAGAACGCGCAGAAGTTCATGGAGGGCCAGATCGCCCAGCTCGGCAAGGACGGCTTCGCCGGGGTGTACGCCGCCAACGACGGCACCGCCGGTGGCGCCATCGCCGCCATGCGCGCCGCGGGCATCAACCCCGTCCCGCCGACCACCGGCCAGGACGCCGAGCTCGCCGCCATCCAGCGCATCGTCTCCGGCGACCAGTACATGACCGTCTACAAGGCGTTCAAGCCCGAGGCCGACCAGGCCGCGACGCTGGCCGTGGACCTGGTCAAGGGCAACAAGCCGACCGCCGGCAAGACGGTCGACAACGGCTCCGGCGCGATCCCCTCGTTCCTGCTCGAACCGGTGGTCGTCAACAAGGACAACATCAAGGACACCGTGGTCAAGGACAACCTCTACACCGTGCAGCAGATCTGCACCGGGGCGTACGCCGCCGCGTGCCAGGCGGCCGGGCTGTCCTGACCCGCCGACGCGCGGAGGGGGGTTGCGATGAGCACCACGTCCAGCAGGCCGATCCTGTCGCTGCGGGGCATCGACAAGCGGTTCGGGGCGGTGCAGGCACTGACCAGCGTCGACCTCGACGTCCACGCCGGGGAGGTCGTCGCCCTGGTCGGCGACAACGGCGCGGGCAAGTCGACCCTGGTCAAGGTGATCTGCGGGGTGGGCCCGCCCGACGGGGGCACCATCACCTTCAACGGCACCGACGTGCGCGTCGACACCCCGCACGCCGCGCAGGAACTCGGCATCGCCACCGTCTTCCAGGACCTGGCACTGTGCGACAACCTCGACGTCGTCGGCAACCTGTTCCTCGGACGCGAGCTGATGCGCGGGGCGAGCCTCGACGAGGTGGAGATGGAGCGGCGCAGCGGCAAGCTGCTGCGCGACCTGTCCGCGCGGATTCCGAGCGTACGGCTGCCCGTCGCCGCCCTGTCCGGCGGTCAGCGGCAGACCGTGGCCATCTCCCGGTCGCTGCTGGGCGACCCCAAGGTGGTGCTGCTCGACGAGCCCACCGCGGCCCTGGGCGTGGCGCAGACCGCGCAGGTGCTCAACCTCGTCGAGCGGCTGCGCGACCGGGGCCTGGGCGTGGTGCTGATCAGCCACAACATGGTCGACGTACGGGCCGTCGCCGACCGGGTGGCGGTGCTGCGGCTCGGGCGCAACAACGGCGAGTTCCGCACCGCCGACGTCACCAACGAGCAGATCATCGCCGCGATCACCGGCGCCACCCAGAACGTGGTGACCGAGCGGATGGAACGGCTGCGCGAGGCGGAGCACGGCCGGACGGCGGAGCGCGGCGACGCGGAAGGCGGTGCGTCATGACCGATCCGGTCACCGATCCCGGCCCCGGACCGGCGGTCGCGCCGCCGACCCCGGCGACCGAGCTGTCCTCCCCGAAGGAGGCCGTCGGCGGCTGGTTGCAGACCCTGCGTACCGGCGACATCGGGTCGCTGCCGGTGATCATCGGCCTGATCCTGATCGTCATCGTGTTCCAGAGCCTGAACTCGACCTTCCTCAACGCGTTCAACCTGGTCAACCTGTGCCTCCAGATCGCCGCACTGGGCATCATGGCCACCGGCATCACCCTGGTGCTCATGCTCGGCGAGATCGACCTGTCCATCGGCTCGGTCAGCGGCGTGGCGGCGGCGGTGCTGCTGGTCACGCACGTACGCGACGGCATGGGGCCCTGGGTGGCCGTGCTGCTGGCGGTCCTGGCCGGCGCGGTGATCGGCCTCATCCAGGGCTCGATCTTCGCCAAGGTCGGCGTGCCGTCGTTCATCGTCACCCTGGCCGGCCTGCTCACCTGGCAGGGCGTGCAGCTGCGCATCCTCGGCGAGCAGGGCACCATCAACCTGCCGCCGGTCGGCACGCTGGTGAAGCTGGCGCAGTTCTCGTTCGTGCCCCGCTGGCTGGCCATCGCGCTGGCCGCCCTGATTCCCCTGCTCTACCTGCTGTTCAACCTGATGACCCGCCGCCGGCGCGTCTCGGCCGAGCTCCCGGTCATGCCGCTGTGGCTGCCCATCACCGTCGCGGTGATCCTCTTCGTCCTGCTCCAGGTGGTCGTGGCCAAGCTGTACCTGGACCGGGGCGTGCCGTGGACCTTCGTGTTCATGGTCGTGGTCGTCGTCTTCTTCGACTGGCTGCTGCGGCGTACGGCGTACGGCCGCAAGATCTTCGCGGTGGGCGGCAACATCGAGGCCGCCCGGCGGGCGGGCATCAACGTCAACGTGATCCGGATCTCGGTGTTCACGCTGTGCAGCACCCTGGCCGCGGTCAGCGGCGTGGTCGCCGCGATGCGGCTCGGCTTCGCCAACCAGCAGTCCGGCAGCGGCGAGACCTTGATCAACGCGATCGCGGCGGCGGTCATCGGCGGCACCAGCCTGTTCGGCGGCCGCACCCGCCGGTACGCCCCGCTGCTGGGCGCCCTGGTCATCGGCGCGATCGCCAACGGCCTGGAGCTGCTGAGCCTGTCCTCGGACGTACGCCTCATCGTCACCGGCACCGTCCTACTGGCCGCCGTCGTCATCGACGCGGTCGTCCAGCGCTCCCGCACCTCCCACGGCCGCTGACCCCCGCGCGGCGGGGCGGGGTCAGCGGATGATGCCGCGGCGGCGGGCTTCGGCGGTCGCGGCGGTGCGGTTGTCGACGCCGAGCTTGGCGAAGACCTGGACCAGGTGCGACTTGACCGTGGCCTCGGTGATGAACAGCCGGCGGGCGATCGCCGAGTTGGAGTGACCGGCCGCGACCAGTTGCAGCACCTCGGCCTCGCGCGGGGTGAGGCTGGTGCCGGGCGAGCGGACCCGCGACACCAGCCGGGTCGCCACCGACGGGGCGAGCACGGTCTCCCCCGCCGCCGCGGCGCGTACGGCGGCCCGCAGGTCGTCCGGGTCGGCGTCCTTGAGCAGGTAACCGATCGCCCCGGCCTCGATCGCGCGCAGGATGTCGGCGTCGCTGTCGTACGTGGTGAGGATCAGCACCCGGGGCGGACGGTCCAGCCCGCGCAGCCGGGCGGTCGCCTGCGCGCCGTCGATCCCGGCCCCGAGCTGGAGGTCCATCAGCACCACCTGCGGCTGGAGCTCCCCCGCGAGCCGGATCGCCTCCTCGCCGCCACCCGCCTCGCCGACGACGGACAGGCCGGGGTCGGCGGCGAGCGTGGCCCGCAGCCCGGCCCGGACGATGGGGTGGTCGTCCACCACCAGCACAGTGATCATGACGCCTCCTGAGCGGGTTCGACCGGGAGCGGGGCGGTGGCGCTGATCGCGGTGCCCCGGCCGGGAGCCGACTCCACCACCAGCGTGCCGCCGACCTCGGCCAGGCGCCCGCTCATCGCGGCCAGGCCCAGGCCGGTGCCGGTGGAGGCGCCCCCGGGCCGCTGCGGGTCGAAGCCCGTCCCGTCGTCGGCGACATCGACGCGCACCGCGCCGGGCTGGAACGTCAGCGTCACCACGACCTGGTCGGCGGCGGCGTGCGCCCGTACGTTGGCCAGCGCGCCCTGCGCGACCCGCAGCAGCGCGACCGCCACCGGGGTCGGCAGCGGGCACGGCTCGCCGTCGAGGACGAACCGCGCCCGCACCCCGAAGTCGCGCAGGTCGGCGACGACCCGTTCCAGCGCCTCGGGCAGCGGGCGCCCGGCCAGCTCGACCGGGGTCAGCGCGCGGACCAGGCGGCGGGTGTCCTCCAGCGCGCCCCGCGCGGCCCGCTCGGCGGTGTCCAGTTGCGGGCGGGCGTCGGCGACGTCGCGGGCGGCCCGCAGCAGCAGGATGATGCTGGACAGGTTCTGCGCCACGGTGTCGTGGATCTCGCGGGCCAGCCGCTCCCGCTCGGCCAGGATGCCCTCCCGGCGCTCGGTCGCGGCGAGCCGCTGCTGGGCCTCGGTCAGCTCGCGGACCAGGGCCGCGCGGGCCTCGCTCTCGCGGCGCAGCTGCCGGTAGACGGAGGTGCTGACGATCGCGACCGCGGCGCCGAACACCGGCCCGAGCACGGCGGCGGCGTCGAGGCCGCCCCGGTGCAGGCCGACCGCGGCGATCGCGCCGGCGGTCAGCACCGCGACGCCGGGCAGCGCCCACCGGTCCGGCAGCAGCTGGCGGTAGAGCAGGAACAGCGCGAACGCGAGCCAGACGAAGCTGATCGAGACGGTGACCAGCACCGCCCACAGCGCGGTCAGCACCGCCAGCCACAGCACGGCCAGCCGGGGCCCGGCGGCGCGGCGGGACAGGGCCATGCCGACGGCGTACCAGGCGGCGACGGCGAGCGTGGCCGACACGACGGCGACCGGGTGGCGCCCGTCGTGCACGGACTGGCCCGCGCCGACCAGCAGCAGCGCCGCGAACAGGACGTGCTCGGCGCGGCGCAGCAGTTCCGGCGCGTCGATCGGCGCCCTATCCATGGTGTGACCTGCTCATGATGTGACCGAGCGTAGCCAGCCGGGCCGGGGCGGACGTACAACCTTCGACGGGGAAAGGCGTGCGACCTTCGCCTCCCGAGGTCCCGTCGGCGGTCCGATGGCGGGGCGGGCGCGGGCGGCGAGGCTGGGTCGCGTGTTCATCGCCATACGTGACCTGCGCTTCGCGCGCGGCCGGTTCGCCCTGCTGGGTGGAGTGGTCGCGCTGATGACGCTGATGGTCGTCGCCCTGACCGGGCTGACCGCGGGGCTGCGCGCCGCCGCCGTCTCCGCGGTCGACGCCCTGCCCACCGCCTATCTGGCCTTCCAGCAGCCCGCCGACGGGGAGCAGGTGTCGTTCGCGACCAGTGCGCTCACCGCCGACCAGGTGGCCGCGCTGGGGGCGTACCCCCTGGGTATCAGCACCACCCGGCTGGCCGCCGGTGGCCGGACCGTCGCCGTCACCGCGTTCGGCGCCGACGCCGCGCTGCTGCCGCCGCTGCGCGGCGGCGCGCCCGGCGGCCTGGTGCTGCCCGCCGACCTCGCCGCCGACCTCGGCCTGTCCCCCGGCGACACGGTGCTGCTGGGCGGGCGCCCGCAGCCGGTGTCGGCGCTGGCCGCGCCGCTGTCGTTCAGCCACCTGCCGGTGGTGTACCTGCCGGTGCCCGCCTGGCGCGAGCTGGCCCGCACCGACGCGGTGACCGCGGCCGCGCTGGCCGCGCCGCCGGCCGCGCCGGTGCCGGGCACGGTGCTGCGCACCCGCGCCGAAGCCCGCGACGCCGTCGGCGGCTTCAGCTCCGAGCAGGGGTCGCTGGACCTGATGCGGGGCCTGCTGCTGGTCGTGTCGGCCCTGGTCGTGGGCGCCTTCTTCACGGTATGGACGGTGCAGCGCACCCCCGACCTGGCCGTGGTCCGGGCCCTGGGCGCCGGGCGGTCCTACCTGCTGCGCGACGCCGTCGGCCAGGCCGCCGCGGTGCTGCTGGCCGGGGCGCTGGTCGGCGGGGCCGCCGCGACGGGGCTCGGCCTGCTGGCCGCCCGCGCGGTGCCGTACGTCGCCGACGCCGCCACCATCGCCCCGCCGCTGCTGGCCATGGTCGGGGTGGGCCTGCTCGGCGCCGTCGTCGCGGTGCGCCGCGTCGCCGCCGTCGACCCGATCACGGCCCTGGGTGGTGCCCGATGAGCGGGCGCGGCGAGCGGATCACGCGGAGCGAGGTCTCGTCATGAGTCTTGAGCTTGATGAGGTCCGGGTCAGCTACCCGGACGGCGAGCGGCGGCTGACCGCCCTGGCCGGGGTCAGCCTGCAGGTGGCGCCCGGCGAGCTGGTGAGCGTGGTGGGCCCGTCGGGTTCGGGCAAGTCGAGCCTGCTCGCGGTGGCCGGGCTGCTGCTCACGCCCGACGGCGGCCGGGTGCGCGTCGGCGGGGCCGAGGCGGGGGCGCTGCGCGGCGGCGCCCGGGACCGGCTGCGCCGGGAGCGGATCGGGTTCGTGTTCCAGCAGGCCAACCTGCTGCCGTCGCTGACCGCACTGGATCAGCTGCTGCTGGCCGCGCACGTGCGCGGGGAGCGGGTTCGCGCGGCCCGGAGCCGGGCCGAGCAGTTGCTGGAGCGGGTCGGGCTGGCGGCGCGGCGGGACAAGCGGCCGCACCAGCTCTCCGGCGGCGAGCGCCAGCGGGTCGGGATCGCCCGCGCCCTGCTGGGCCGCCCGCGCGTGCTGCTGCTGGACGAGCCCACCTCAGCCCTCGACCACGAACGGGGCGTGGACGTGGTCGAGCTGATCCGGGCCGTCACGGCCGAGCACGGCGTGGCGTCGTTGCTGGTCACTCACGATCAGGCGCACGCGCGCCGGGCTGACCGTACGGTGACGCTGCGCGACGGAGAGCTGTCCTGAAGCGGCGCCGGGGCGCGGCCTGGCGGCCGCGCCCCGGCGAAAGAGTCAGTTCGCGACGAGACCGTCGACCTCGCGCTTGCTGACCTCCTTGCTGACCTCCTTGGAGACCTCCATGACACACCTCCTTGTCCTGTCACGAGGGACGTCCACGTTCCGACGACGGCTGCATGGTCTGCCGCCGGAGGCCGTGAACCTGTATGAGGGGGAGCGTAGCGATAGTTGACTCGGCAGGAAAGATGCCCACTCACCGATCTTTAAAAGCGCATTCCGAAGTGTCCAGATAGACGGTAATGAGTGTCATTCTAGTGACATTTCCGCTGTCCAATGATTGAAAGTGCCGTATTAATCACACTGACGAAGATCATTGTGAGGACGACCCCGGTATTGTGTGCCGTCGATCAGATCACTAGCGTGTGATCCACCGTGGACCGATGTGCGGAGGTGGCGGTGTCGATCCTGTGCGCCGAGGACTACCGGGCCCTGGCCCGCGCGCGCCTGCGCGGCGACGTCTGGGACTTCCTCGACGGCGGCAGCGGCGCCGAGCTCACCGTCGACGCCAACCGGGCCGGCTTCGACCGCGCGCTGCTGCGGCCGCGCACGCTGGTCGACGTGTCCCGGGTCGACACCACGCGCAAGCTGCTCGGCGGGGCGCTGACCGCGCCGCTGGGCGTCGCGCCGATCGCCTACCACCGGATGTTCCACCCCGACGGCGAGACCGCGACCGTCGCGGGTGCAGGGCGGGCGGGCGCGCTCTTCGTGGCCAGCATCTTCGCCAGCCGGACGCTGGAGGAGATGGCGGCGGCCGCGACCGGCCCGCTGTGGCTCCAGCTGTACTGGCTGCGCCACCGCCCCGCCCTGGCCGAACTGGCCCAGCGCGCCCAGCGCGCCGGCTTCCGCGCCCTGGTGCTCACCGTCGACGCGCCGCGCATCGGCAAGCGCCTGCGCGACCTGCGCAACGACTTCACGGTGGACCCCGACGTCCGCGCGGTCAACCTCGACCCCGCCCTGATGACCAGCGCGCACGAGCGCCGCGAGGGCTCCTCGTCCATCGCCGCCCACGCCGCGCTCACCTTCGACCAGACGGTCACCTGGGCCGACCTCGCCTGGCTGAAGGGCGTCACCGACCTGCCGCTGGTGCTCAAGGGCATCCTCACCGCCGAGGACGCCGAATGCGCCGTCGCGCACGGCGCCGACGCGATCATCGTGTCCAACCACGGCGGACGGCAGCTCGACGGCGCGGTCCCCGGGCTGCGCGCGCTGCCCGAGGTGGTCGCGGCGGTGGCGGGCCGCTGCCCGGTGCTGCTCGACGGCGGCGTACGGACCGGACGCGACGTCTTCGTCGCCCTGGCCCTGGGCGCCCAGGCCGTGCTGGTCGGCCGCCCCGCGCTGTGGGCGCTCACCGCGGGCGGCGCCGACGCGGTGACCCACGTGCTGTCGCTGCTCGCCGCCGAACTGGAGCACACCATGGCGCTGACCGGGCGGCCGTCCCTGGCCGACATCGGCCGCGACGCGGTCCTGCCCGGCGAACGCCCGGAAGTCTGAGCGAAGGAGCAGCGAGTCATGGTCAAGCTGGACAGGCGGCGCCTGCACGTGTCGGTGACCGACCCGGTCGCGGCGTCGATGAACTTCCTCAACGAGGTCGCCGGACGCTACCCCGACGCCGTCTCATTGGCCGCCGGGCGGCCGTACGAGGGGTTCTACGACACCGCCGACATCGGCCGCTACCTCGACCGGTACGTCGCGTACCTGGCCGAGCAGGGCAGCGACCCGGTCCAGATCCGCCGCGCCCTGATGCAGTACGGCCGCACCAACGGCCAGATCCACGGGCTCATCGCGCGGATGCTCGCCACCGACGACGGCATCGACGTGCCCGCCGAGGCGGTCTCGGTCACCGCGGGCTGCCAGGAGGCCATGGTCATGGTGCTGCGGGGCCTGTGTGCGGGCCCTGACGACGTGCTGCTGGCCGCCGAACCCTGCTACGTCGGCATCACCGGCGCCGCCCGCATCCTCGGCATCGAGGTCGTGCCCGTGCCCGAGGGCCGCGGCGGGCTCGACCCGGCCCGCGTCGCCGAGACCGCCCGCGCCGTCCGCGACAGCGGCCGCACCCCACGCGCGCTGTACCTGGTGCCCGACTTCTCGAACCCGTCCGGCCTGTGCCTGGACGTGGCCGCCCGGCAGGGCCTGCTGGACGTGGCCGAGGCCGAGGACTTCCTGATCCTCGAAGACGACCCGTACGGCCTGTTCGGCCTCGACGACCGTCCCCGGCCCAAGCTCAAGGCCCTCGACACCCGGCAGCGCGTGGTCTACCTGGGCTCGTTCGCCAAGTCGGTCTTCCCCGGCGCCCGCATCGGCTTCCTCGTCGCCGACCAGACCGTGGTCGACGAGGCCGGGCGGACCACGCTGCTGGCCGAGGAGCTGTCCACCATCAAGAGCATGCTCACCGTGAACACCTCCCCCATCGCCCAGGCGGTGGTCGGCGGCGTCCTGGTCGAGTCCGGTTGCAGCCTGAAGGCCGCCAACGCGCAGAAGATCGCCTTCTACCGGGAGAACCTGCGCGGGCTGGTCGACGCGCTCGACCGGCACCTGCCCGCGCCGTGGCGCGACGAGGTGGGAGTGCGCTGGAACCAGCCCGAGGGCGGGTTCTTCGCCGTGGTCGACGTGCCGTTCACCGCCGACGAGCGGCTGCTGGAGGTGTCCGCCTCCCGGTACGGGGTGCTGTGGACGCCGATGAGCTTCTTCTACACCGACGGCGGCACCAGGTCGCTGCGCCTGTCGTGCAGCTACCTGGACGCCGCCACCGTCGAGGAGGGCGTACGCCGCCTCGCCGCGATGATCCGGGACAACGTCGCGGCCTAGCCGCCCTTCTGCTCGGCGCCGGGCGGCTTGAGCCGCGAGCTGCCCAGCTCCCGCCCGTCCCCGCCGTACGCGGTGCACAGCGGGTAGTGCTCGTCGGACAGCGGCTCCCAGCGGCCTTCGCCGACCGGGGTCGGCTCCGGCAGCGGGCTGCCCCTGCGGACCAGCCAGAAGACGTACACGGTCGGGTCCGCGCTCCACGGGGCGAAGCTGGCTGCGGTCGCCCCGTCGGCTGCCGCGCACACCAGACGGTCGAGCGGGCCGCGGACCGCGCCGAAGTCGATCAGCGTGCCCTGGCCGACGGTCATCTCGCGCAGGTCGAGGAACAGCCTGCCGTCGCCGCCCGCGAACGTGACCCGGTAGTCGACGGCGGCGGGGCCGTCCGGGCCGTACCAGAACTCGTCCAGGTACGGCCGCCCGCTGCCCCAGAAGTAGAGGACCAGCTCCCTTCCGGCGTTCATGACACCCGTGCGGATCGTGTCGCCCACGGGCAAGGCGCTCGGGTTGGGCGACGGCAGCACCGGTGACGCCGGTGTCACGAGCCCGCCGCCCCCCGTCTCCCCGGCGGCGCACCCGCCCAACACCAGTACCGCCACCAGCACCATCAGCCGCCGCTTCCCGATACCTCGCACCCGTCCCCTCCTCCGCCCGCATCTCCGCCCGCACCTCCGGCTCGTCGCATCATAACGGCGGCCGATATATATCGTCTACCGTTTGGCGCCGCGCATGATCGCGGTTTCCGGTCGGGGTTGGCGCCGGTGATCGCGGTTTCCGGTCGGGATGTGGCCGATCAGGGCACGCCTTGACCGAAAACGGTGATCTTTAGGGCTCCAGCTGCCGATGATCGGCGATAGCGGGCGAGACCTCACCGCCGCGAGGCGTGCCGAATCCCTGGAAAGCTGACAAGTTCGGCGTGCTTGACAAGAAAAGTTGTCGGTGACAGGGTCGGAAGCATGCTTGATGTGGCGGTGATCGACGATCCGGCGACCGCCGAGGTCTGCCTGGACCCGGTGCGGGCGCGGCTGCTCGCGGCCCTGGCCGAACCGGCCTCGGCCAGCACGCTCGCGGCCCGGACCGGGCTCACCCGGCAGAAGGTCAACTACCACCTGCACGCGCTGGAGCGGGTGGGGCTGGTGGAGCTGGTCGAGGAGCGGCGCAAGGGCAACATGACCGAGCGGGTGATGCAGGCGACGGCGTCGTCATACGTCATCTCGCCCGCCGCGCTCGCCCCGGTCGCCCCCGACCCGGCCCAGGCCCCCGACCAGCTGTCCGCCCGCTGGCTGCTGGCGCTGGGCGCCCGGCTGGTGCGCGAGGTCGGCGAACTGATCACCGGTTCCCGCGCGGCGCGGCAGCCGCTGGCGACGTTCGCGGTGGACAGCGAGATCAGGTTCGCCTCCGCCGCCGACCGCGCCGCCTTCGCGGCGGAGCTGACCAGGACACTGGCCGGCCTGGTCGAGCGTTATCACGACGAGCACAGCCCCGGCGGCCGCCGCCACCGGCTCGTGGTCGGGCTCCACCCGAGCCTGGTCCCGCCGCCGACGGAGGAGACCGCCGCCGCCACGGCCCTGCCCGCGGCGGCACCGCCCGAACTCACGAGGGAGTAGCGACATGGACGGCACGTTCGAGATCGTGCGCGAAGGCACCCTGGCGACGTCACCGGAGGAATACTGGGACGCCGTCACCACCGGCAACGGCGGGTGGCTGTGGCCGATGGAGTTCGAGCCGCGCGTCGGCGGGCAGGCCGCGTTCGGCGGCACCGTCACCGAGTGGGAGCCGCCGCACCGGCTGTGCAGCCGTATGGAGGCGCCCAACGGCTGGTTCAACCAGGTCGAGCACACCGTCGACGACGCCGGGGACGGCACGGTCCGCTTCAGGTACGTCCACAGCGGCATCTTCGTCGACAACTGGGAGAACCAGTACCACGGCGCGGACGAGCACACCGACTTCTACCTGCACACGCTCGGGCAGTACCTGGCGCACTTCAGCCGTCGCCCGGTCGCGTACGCCTCGGTCGACGGCCCGGCCGCGTCGCTGAACCCGGCCGGGTTCGACACCCTGCGCGCCGCGCTGGGCCTGGGCGCGGACACCCGGCAGGGTGACACGGTCACCGTGGACCTGCCCGGCGAGGGCCCCGCCGAGATCGTCGTCGACTACTGGCACCCGCACTTCCTGGGCCTGCGCAGCGCCGACACGATGTACCGCTTCTTCGGCCGCAACGTCTTCGGCGCCCCGGTCGGCTTCGCCGCCCACCTGTTCGCCCCCGGCGCCGACCCCGACGCGACCCGGAAGTCCTGGCAGCAGTGGCTGGAGGGCGTCTACGCCTGACCCGCGGACCCGGCCGCCCGGGTCAGGTCAGGTGGTGAACCAGGTGCGGAGGTGGGCGGCCGCCTCCTCCTGTGCCCGGCGGCCGTCCGCGAGGTCCCCCGCCATGCAGAAGAACCCGTGGATCATGCCGTCGTAGCGGGTGAGCGTCACCGGGACGCCGGAGTCGGACAGCGTGCGGGCGTACTGCTCGGCCTGGTCGCGCAGGGGGTCGTACTCGGCGGTGATGACCAGGGCGGGCGGCAGACCGATGTGGTCTGCGGCCAGCAGCGGCGAGGCGAGCGGGTCGCCGCCGTCGGCGGGCGAGGTCAGGTAGTGGTCCCAGTACCAGGTGACCGAGGTGGCGTTGAACAGGTACGGGTCGGTGCCCTCGCGCAGCGACCGGGTGCTCGACCGGTAGTCGGTGTTCGGGTACACCAGCAGCTGCCCGACCAGGTCCGGGCCGTGCTCGCGGGCCAGCAGGGTCACCGACGCGGCCAGGTTGCCGCCGGCGCTGTCGCCGCCGACCGCGATGCGGGCCGGGTCGGCGCCGAGCTCGGCCGCGTTGGCGGCGACCCAGGCGGTGACGGCGTGGCAGTCGTGCACCGCGGCGGGGAACTTGTGCTCCGGCGCCAGCCGGTATCCGGCCGCCACGACCAGGCAGCCCGCGGCGTTGGCCAGCGTCCGGCACACCGCGTCGGCGGTGTCGATGGTGCCCAGCGTCCAGCCGCCGCCGAAGAAGTACACCAGCACGGGCAGCGGCTCGCCGAGCACCGGCCGGAAGATCCGGATCGGCAGCGGGCCGCCCGGACCGTCGATGTCGCGGTCGACGACCTCGGCGACGGGCTCGGGC is a window from the Catellatospora sp. TT07R-123 genome containing:
- a CDS encoding FtsX-like permease family protein, which encodes MFIAIRDLRFARGRFALLGGVVALMTLMVVALTGLTAGLRAAAVSAVDALPTAYLAFQQPADGEQVSFATSALTADQVAALGAYPLGISTTRLAAGGRTVAVTAFGADAALLPPLRGGAPGGLVLPADLAADLGLSPGDTVLLGGRPQPVSALAAPLSFSHLPVVYLPVPAWRELARTDAVTAAALAAPPAAPVPGTVLRTRAEARDAVGGFSSEQGSLDLMRGLLLVVSALVVGAFFTVWTVQRTPDLAVVRALGAGRSYLLRDAVGQAAAVLLAGALVGGAAATGLGLLAARAVPYVADAATIAPPLLAMVGVGLLGAVVAVRRVAAVDPITALGGAR
- a CDS encoding ABC transporter ATP-binding protein, encoding MSLELDEVRVSYPDGERRLTALAGVSLQVAPGELVSVVGPSGSGKSSLLAVAGLLLTPDGGRVRVGGAEAGALRGGARDRLRRERIGFVFQQANLLPSLTALDQLLLAAHVRGERVRAARSRAEQLLERVGLAARRDKRPHQLSGGERQRVGIARALLGRPRVLLLDEPTSALDHERGVDVVELIRAVTAEHGVASLLVTHDQAHARRADRTVTLRDGELS
- a CDS encoding alpha-hydroxy acid oxidase, with product MDRCAEVAVSILCAEDYRALARARLRGDVWDFLDGGSGAELTVDANRAGFDRALLRPRTLVDVSRVDTTRKLLGGALTAPLGVAPIAYHRMFHPDGETATVAGAGRAGALFVASIFASRTLEEMAAAATGPLWLQLYWLRHRPALAELAQRAQRAGFRALVLTVDAPRIGKRLRDLRNDFTVDPDVRAVNLDPALMTSAHERREGSSSIAAHAALTFDQTVTWADLAWLKGVTDLPLVLKGILTAEDAECAVAHGADAIIVSNHGGRQLDGAVPGLRALPEVVAAVAGRCPVLLDGGVRTGRDVFVALALGAQAVLVGRPALWALTAGGADAVTHVLSLLAAELEHTMALTGRPSLADIGRDAVLPGERPEV
- a CDS encoding PLP-dependent aminotransferase family protein, with product MVKLDRRRLHVSVTDPVAASMNFLNEVAGRYPDAVSLAAGRPYEGFYDTADIGRYLDRYVAYLAEQGSDPVQIRRALMQYGRTNGQIHGLIARMLATDDGIDVPAEAVSVTAGCQEAMVMVLRGLCAGPDDVLLAAEPCYVGITGAARILGIEVVPVPEGRGGLDPARVAETARAVRDSGRTPRALYLVPDFSNPSGLCLDVAARQGLLDVAEAEDFLILEDDPYGLFGLDDRPRPKLKALDTRQRVVYLGSFAKSVFPGARIGFLVADQTVVDEAGRTTLLAEELSTIKSMLTVNTSPIAQAVVGGVLVESGCSLKAANAQKIAFYRENLRGLVDALDRHLPAPWRDEVGVRWNQPEGGFFAVVDVPFTADERLLEVSASRYGVLWTPMSFFYTDGGTRSLRLSCSYLDAATVEEGVRRLAAMIRDNVAA
- a CDS encoding helix-turn-helix domain-containing protein — protein: MLDVAVIDDPATAEVCLDPVRARLLAALAEPASASTLAARTGLTRQKVNYHLHALERVGLVELVEERRKGNMTERVMQATASSYVISPAALAPVAPDPAQAPDQLSARWLLALGARLVREVGELITGSRAARQPLATFAVDSEIRFASAADRAAFAAELTRTLAGLVERYHDEHSPGGRRHRLVVGLHPSLVPPPTEETAAATALPAAAPPELTRE
- a CDS encoding SRPBCC domain-containing protein; protein product: MDGTFEIVREGTLATSPEEYWDAVTTGNGGWLWPMEFEPRVGGQAAFGGTVTEWEPPHRLCSRMEAPNGWFNQVEHTVDDAGDGTVRFRYVHSGIFVDNWENQYHGADEHTDFYLHTLGQYLAHFSRRPVAYASVDGPAASLNPAGFDTLRAALGLGADTRQGDTVTVDLPGEGPAEIVVDYWHPHFLGLRSADTMYRFFGRNVFGAPVGFAAHLFAPGADPDATRKSWQQWLEGVYA